Proteins found in one Sporosarcina jeotgali genomic segment:
- a CDS encoding cold-shock protein: protein MKQGTVKWFNAEKGFGFIEVDGEDDVFVHFSAIQGEGFKSLDEGQQVEFEIVEGNRGLQAANVTKL, encoded by the coding sequence ATGAAACAAGGTACAGTTAAGTGGTTCAACGCAGAAAAAGGTTTCGGTTTCATCGAGGTTGACGGAGAAGACGACGTATTCGTACACTTCTCAGCTATTCAAGGCGAAGGTTTCAAATCTTTGGACGAAGGCCAGCAGGTTGAGTTCGAAATCGTTGAAGGTAACCGCGGTCTACAAGCTGCAAACGTTACTAAACTCTAA
- a CDS encoding DUF1033 family protein, with protein sequence MYEVIYMKADYEPWWMFEGWEEMVRLRKTFDALEEAIDFAISIMNEMRRFFEKEKTRKGTFAAFWNPGERTYCDGCDDDMQLYHGVFLLRGSEPISFIEESNWNIS encoded by the coding sequence ATGTACGAAGTGATTTATATGAAAGCAGATTATGAACCTTGGTGGATGTTTGAAGGATGGGAAGAGATGGTCCGTTTAAGAAAAACATTTGATGCTTTAGAAGAGGCAATTGATTTTGCGATCTCTATTATGAATGAAATGCGCCGATTTTTTGAAAAAGAAAAAACTCGTAAGGGAACATTCGCAGCATTTTGGAATCCTGGTGAAAGAACGTATTGTGACGGATGCGATGATGACATGCAATTATATCATGGTGTTTTTCTATTGCGTGGCAGTGAACCGATTTCCTTTATAGAAGAAAGTAATTGGAATATTTCATAA
- a CDS encoding 5-bromo-4-chloroindolyl phosphate hydrolysis family protein encodes MKKVKQFFMRHFIVAPVSFGTYLFLLLGTGIPFLASTGILIAMYLGGTFAIKQVQISSSVKELGMTRSEYRHIELQLHEAKQKIKKLNSLYGQVRSVQAFRQVYELSNLSRKVLTIVRNDPKKFYQTEQFFYAHLDSAVELTSKYALLANQQLKEKEVRIALQHTRETITDVTHQLESDLQDALATDLAALQLELDYVDITMARKKSLPNTKGETLDDRKSANE; translated from the coding sequence ATGAAAAAAGTCAAACAGTTTTTTATGCGGCACTTCATCGTGGCGCCCGTCAGTTTTGGAACATACCTCTTTTTACTGCTAGGAACCGGCATACCTTTTTTGGCATCAACGGGTATTCTCATCGCGATGTACCTTGGAGGTACTTTTGCCATTAAACAAGTCCAAATCAGCTCATCAGTGAAAGAACTTGGAATGACACGTTCTGAGTATCGACATATTGAATTACAACTTCATGAAGCCAAGCAAAAAATTAAAAAGTTGAATAGTCTATATGGACAGGTTCGCTCGGTTCAGGCTTTTCGTCAAGTGTATGAGCTGAGTAATCTTTCTAGAAAAGTGCTTACGATTGTACGCAACGATCCAAAGAAATTTTACCAGACCGAACAGTTTTTCTACGCACATCTGGATTCCGCAGTTGAACTGACTTCTAAATATGCACTGCTTGCCAATCAGCAACTGAAAGAAAAAGAAGTTCGTATTGCCTTGCAGCATACTCGAGAAACCATTACTGATGTCACCCATCAGCTGGAGAGTGATTTGCAGGATGCCCTAGCCACTGATTTAGCAGCCCTGCAACTTGAACTTGACTATGTAGATATTACAATGGCACGTAAAAAATCCTTGCCGAACACGAAAGGGGAAACATTAGATGACCGAAAATCAGCCAATGAATAA
- a CDS encoding ABC-F family ATP-binding cassette domain-containing protein, which produces MLAVSNVSLRFGDRKLFEDVNIQFNPGNCYGLIGANGAGKSTFIKILSGEIEPQTGNVILNNDDRLAVLKQDHFEFEEVQVLETVIMGHKRLYDIMTEKNAIYMKEDFSDEDGMRAAELEGEFGELNGWEAESEAAILLQGLGISEKFHTMKMSELNGSDKVKVLLAQALFGKPDVLLLDEPTNHLDLKAIQWLEEFLINFENTVIVVSHDRHFLNKVCTHIADLDFSKIQIYAGNYDFWYESSQLALKLSQEQNKKKEEKVKELQAFIARFSANASKSKQATSRKKTLDKIDIDDIKPSSRRYPYVNFQMGRDIGNDVLMVRDLSKAQEGVQLLKDASFTLNKEDKVILIGNPLAKTALLEVLAGEQEPDAGTVKWGVTTSQAYFPLDNSKFFEGNEKSLVEWLRPYSPEDETETFLRGFLGRMLFSGEEVNKKPSVLSGGEKVRCMLSKMMLTHSNVILLDEPTNHLDLESIQALNNGLIAYKGVMIFTSHDHQFIQTIANRVIEINDDGTIFDKMMSYDEYLEWKETQPSVK; this is translated from the coding sequence ATGTTAGCAGTAAGTAATGTAAGTCTTCGATTTGGAGACCGTAAACTATTTGAAGATGTTAATATACAGTTTAACCCTGGGAATTGTTATGGGCTAATCGGTGCAAATGGTGCCGGTAAATCAACATTCATTAAAATACTTTCCGGTGAAATCGAACCGCAAACCGGGAACGTCATTTTAAATAATGACGATCGCCTGGCAGTACTAAAACAGGATCACTTCGAATTCGAAGAAGTGCAAGTTCTTGAAACTGTGATTATGGGGCACAAACGGCTCTATGATATTATGACTGAAAAAAATGCGATTTATATGAAAGAGGACTTTTCAGATGAGGACGGCATGCGTGCTGCTGAACTTGAAGGTGAATTCGGAGAGCTAAACGGATGGGAAGCAGAATCCGAAGCAGCTATCCTTCTTCAAGGTCTTGGAATTTCTGAGAAGTTTCATACAATGAAAATGTCAGAACTTAACGGTTCCGACAAAGTGAAAGTTTTACTTGCTCAAGCTCTATTTGGTAAGCCAGACGTCCTGTTACTGGATGAGCCGACTAACCACTTGGACTTGAAAGCGATTCAGTGGTTGGAAGAATTCCTGATTAACTTCGAGAATACAGTTATCGTTGTTTCTCACGACCGTCACTTCCTAAACAAGGTATGTACACATATTGCGGACTTGGACTTTAGTAAAATCCAAATCTATGCAGGTAACTATGATTTCTGGTATGAGTCTAGTCAGCTGGCACTTAAACTTTCTCAGGAACAAAATAAGAAAAAAGAAGAAAAAGTTAAAGAATTACAAGCCTTCATTGCACGTTTCAGTGCGAACGCTTCCAAATCGAAGCAAGCCACTTCACGTAAAAAGACGTTGGATAAAATCGATATTGATGATATTAAACCATCATCACGCCGTTATCCATATGTGAACTTCCAGATGGGACGTGACATTGGTAATGATGTGCTAATGGTTCGCGACCTTTCTAAAGCTCAAGAAGGCGTTCAATTGTTGAAAGATGCCTCGTTTACATTGAACAAAGAAGATAAAGTTATTCTTATCGGAAATCCACTTGCTAAGACAGCTTTACTTGAAGTTTTAGCTGGCGAACAGGAACCTGATGCAGGAACAGTTAAATGGGGCGTCACAACGTCACAGGCTTATTTCCCTCTCGACAATAGCAAATTTTTCGAAGGCAATGAAAAGTCACTTGTTGAATGGCTCCGTCCTTACTCACCAGAAGATGAAACCGAAACGTTTTTACGCGGATTCCTCGGAAGAATGCTTTTCTCTGGCGAAGAAGTGAACAAAAAACCATCAGTTCTTTCAGGTGGAGAAAAAGTTCGTTGTATGCTGTCTAAAATGATGTTGACACATTCAAACGTCATCTTATTAGATGAGCCGACTAACCACTTGGATCTTGAATCGATTCAAGCATTGAACAATGGGCTAATTGCATACAAAGGCGTAATGATCTTCACTTCTCATGACCATCAGTTCATCCAGACAATTGCCAATCGCGTAATTGAAATTAATGATGATGGAACGATTTTCGACAAGATGATGAGCTATGATGAGTATTTGGAATGGAAAGAAACACAGCCCTCTGTAAAATAA